The nucleotide sequence taatcttgttaaataaaattaaagagacGTAAAAATGGGGCACCAAATCCTAAAACTAATCCTTCATACCTTGTCTGATATAGACAAGCACTATGAGTCGAGATGTTAAAAAAAAGTTTTAGGGTTGGTTTCGACAGTGACAGATTTTTCTAAATGCATGTTTGGACCTCCTTTTATTATATGTGTTGTTAATTGGATCAACTAGTTCACAATAACATGCTTGGTATATCCCGATATAATAGTGTGAGGAGGGTTAAGTATACAGAGTTCGTATTACGATTTCAAAGGTGAGGTAGAGAGGATGTTTTCGATCGACCGTTGGCTCAAAACAAAATATAGTTTAGAAAAAAACGTAATAGAGATACAAAAGATAATAATACTGCAAAGTAATACTAAAAATGATCTGATAGTGACTGTGCCTAGAAGTGCATGTAAATTCTAAACTGCTAACGTTTAAGCTCAAGATATAGTTGCACATAATCTTTTCTTGGTTCTACATAGGTGTTCAAACAAGAAAATATAAGGGGGGTACTTACTTTAGGTTGTGGAAAGAAATTTGTTCTCGGCACCTTAAATTTGTATTCAGGTTCTGCAGAGATAAATGTAAATGCAAAAGTTTGAGATATCGATTAATACATAGAAAAAGATTAGGGGATTTTTAGTTTACAAAGATGTGAAAATGTCAACAACACCAAAACCAACAACATAGCCAGTGTGATCCCACAAGTAGGATCTGGGGAGGAAGTGGTATATGCAGACCTTACCCTTTACCCAACAAACCTAGTGTGATCTCACAAGTAAGATCTGAGGAGGATGGGATATATACAGACCTTACCCTTTACCCTTACCTttgtgaggtagagaggttgtttcccatagaccctcagctcaaagaGGTAAAAATGTCAGTCATACTAAGATGTGATATTGAGGCTCAAAGAATATAGATCACCAGCATTCAACTAAACACAAATTTGAGGTACTAATTAAGGATCAGATATAAAAGATGCAATATTCACCGCAAAATAGGAGTGTATATCAGATAACTAGAAGTGAAACTTTTGGAATTTAGCAGCAGAATCTTGGAAAACTGTTTTTTTTTGCCTTCTGGAACCAGGTAGCCAAACATGTATCTATGACCCGATGCAACGTTAGCTGAAAACCAAATAAAACTTGGAAAAGGAAGAGGTTTGGGCAAACTTGTCACCTTTCCTACCCAACAAATTTACTTCATATATTGTATGTGTTATATTATAAACAACTACAGAGTAAAACTGAGTGTACTGGTTCAGTCCAAAGTCAAATAATATACAACTACAGAGATATACTTTGGGTAATTAGGGTTGTTTATTATAAAGACATCACAAGCAAATGTTTTTTTGATCCTCAGTCCAAGACTAAAGAGATGACACTGAAGTCTAAAACCCTTTTTCACCCGCCACAACACTTCTTAAGTACCTAAATAGAAGTTGATGAAAATATTAATGGGTTGATACTCAGAGGACCTTAAGGATGAATCCACCAtgcgcatatctgcttcttcctGAAATTCCATATAATCAACTGTCAGTTGTTCCGTCAACAATTAGAACAGTTTGGTGGGATTTAGTAACAGGTGAAATCCATCAAACTGTTTACTCTACACCATAAATCATGTACTTTGTGAAACTTACCGCCTGAAGATGGCTTGGGTTGTCATATTAACAACTTGAACATATTTTTGTCACTAACTTGTATTCAGTAATGAAAACTTTGGCATatatagaagaaaaaagatatCAGGGAAACTTACACAATATTAAAATGGGTGTGCACAAGAAAAATGACAAGACCCAAGGCAACGTTAGGGCAACCAACATTACTCACTCTAAACATGCAGAGGCATTACAAAGAAGCCACTAGCGATCTGTTGAAAATTCAGATACGAAAGCTTGGATTGAGAAGTTTTAGTCTTATTGCTTCAACCGATAATCTGCTACATACAATAGGTGAATTCTAATCTAGATTCAAGAGGGGCAGAACTTAAAAAGTATGACAAAACACAGAACAACCAATGGTCTTCGATGCACAACTTAAATTGAAGGTTGAAAAAGAAAAACTGGAAATCAATGACCGACGGAGTGTACCTCCCACTTTCTTTAATTGGGAAAAAATGACAGAGAGAAATGTTTTGGGgaaaaaaagtaggaaaaatgTTCTGAGAAATTTTTTGGATGAAAAAAAGGAGGGGGAAATAGGgctatttctttttttatggaGGGGGGTGGGGGGAGTTAATCCCCgtaattatgtaatttttagagGCACATTTTTAATTCCCGTATTTAAGATAATTTTGTGGGGTTAAAATAAATCCCCATAATTAGATTCATTTTTTGTAGTGTTAATATGATTCTTAATACGAGAAGGGGTGACAGAATTTTTCGAAAGCTCATAGAGAAATATTCTGTCCATCCACGAGTTTTAGAAGTGATTAAATTATTGAGATTGTATAGTGTTTATAGATCTAATAGGCCTACTATCGACCGTAGTTTGATCACTTCACTAATTGAGTGTTGACatctcaaaactcatactttCCATTTCAGAACAGGTGAAGCAACTATCACCTTGCAGGACATAAAAGTATAGTATGGATTACCCGTGAATGGTGATCTGGTACTTGGTAATGAGATGACGAGAACCATAGAGGATTGACAAAATATTTGTCAAAGATTATTAAGTTTTGTTTCATCTCTCCaagatttcaaaaatagttcCCTTAAGGTCTCTGCGCTTAATGCGCACATGCTAGTCCAGCCACAATTGCCTGACATGGCAACACAAGAAATAATCAATCGGAAGGCTAGGTGTTACGTGTTCTAGATGATTGTAGGTATGATGATGGCAGATACATCTGGTGGTTATTTGAAGCTTATGTTCCTGCCTATGCTTGAGGAAGTCAATGAAACTGGGTATTATAGTTGGGATAGGTGCAACCTTAGCGTACTTATATCATTTTCTTTGTAAAGCCTCACTGAGTACCCAAAATGAGACCAGGTATATctaataattacataaattatttattgatatatatatatatatatatatatatacatacatacatacatacatactatATTTGAACATGGGAGAGGATCATTGTCCTTAGGCCTCAGATAGTAGGATAAAGAGGtataagaaatatttttcctGCTGGTTTGCCTAGTGGTTCACATGCTACTAGATGGTTTGCACATTTTAGTTGGACTAACACTACTAAACATGTGCTGAAAGTTCTTAGGGATGCACTTGACTCTATGAAAAAACATCAGGTAGaaagtatataaaaaaattaattttatatatattgtaaacGTAAAGACTCATTTGCTTTTTTCATTTTCATGTAGTTTATTTGCGAACCATATCCAAATGACTTAATTGAGAGTCTTTCTAACTATTATCGCGTTGGACGAGACATAAAGCGTGCTAGAGTTCCAACCTTTTGTTGGGATGCGGTAGAGGTTCACTTGCCTGATAGAGTAATGAGACAATTTGAATTGCAACAGGTGATTTCAATTCTGTTTTTATTTGATTCCACCCACTTTCATCATGATCATCAGAGAAGGTCAAGTACAAATTAGAGTTAGAATATGCACAGTGGCTATCTTTTTTAAAcgagagaaactaatatatttGTAATGCACCAGTAAATCATGGACAACTTTGATATGATGACTCCTACCTTATTTGGTTCAGACGCATTACTCGTCTTCTcattggtaatttttttttcccGTCCTCAATGCCAACTAGGTTATGTGCCTAATCTAATGACGTATCAAATAATGGTAAGTAGAACTTTGCTTGTGTGACTTTTCTTTATCTaatatatgttaataataatCAGAACCTCCAAACTAGGAACTTAGTTTCTCTTTAGTCTTTTTGATGCTTGTACAGTTAAATGACTTTTACTTTAATTTCACATCCGCATCATATTCATTCGATGGTTGATGAAGTTAAATCACTTGGAGATATGCTATCATATGAGAACTTGTGCATGTTTAGAAAGTTGGTGCGAAATCAATGTTCTGATTGTTTGAGATATGTCCATGAAGCCGACATGATTCATGTATCAGTCGATTATAGAAGAGATGAGGTACAACCTAATTAGTTACGCCTCCTATTAATAGGCGAAGAAAAGATGGTGTTGCTGGAATAAGGGACTGTGGTATTGCGAGAGACCAAGTGCCTGTCGAAATGAATGAAATGGATTAGGCGACGTAAAATGCCCAAACAACTTCAGAATATAATCAAACAATAACTAATTGTGATTTTGATTCCACTTCAAGGGGTTGCACTCAGGAATTCACTCAGACATCAAGTATGACATATCAACATATATAGATTGTGCCGTACATGATGCTACGGACTCCATCAATATTAAGGTATTCAAATTTTACCTCATCGCCTGTGCCAATGTCTATTGATATCCCTGATGTTATTAATAATTTGGAGGACTTGAACACTGAGATAGAAGAAAATGAGTTGGATTATGCCAATAAAGAAGTGAATAGTAATGATCCAAGGGATATAAGTAAAGATTGTGATACGACTATTCAATGGCGTGAATTATCACCGAAATAAAATTGTACAATTATTGCTACGCTTTGTGGAACTGGTATTTTACAatgtcatattattttttaacttaaatttACCTTTTTTAGTTGAGTAATTGAAAATATACATTTGCTTGTCAGGGAGTCAATATGCTTATCAGCACGCcgaaaagaaaaaagtaatataaaaaaaaggaaaatcaaaaaAGGCAAAGGATAAATAATGGACAATCAGTATAGCTAACTATCAGTAAgcaaaggtaattttttttactaaactGTTCTTTTTTCTTGAATTCCATGTTAATTAATAGAGAGAGGAGCACTATCAGCATCATACGTCACTTTAACTATCTAAATGGCCTTTGAGTATGAACTTTTCACTATCATATAAAGCATAAGTAGCCATGACTATCCTTGTTCCACCTGGTCAACTTAAAAATGGCAGATCTAATGAATTAGTTCATGTAATGAAGCTTCTGCTTATAAGTAACTTAGAATGTATGATTACTTTTGGGTCATAAGGAATTTTAAAATCGATTAATGATATAGGTGTCGAGAGCAATTATTAAATTAGAAGAGTATTTATGATGAAGTGATAATACTTAAAGGAAAATCCTATCTATGGGAAGTTGTAATACAGGCAAAGTATGGGGTGATAATCGGTTGGTGCACTAGCTAGAGTAAAGCTCCAATGGCTCAGGTTCGTAGAAACACATTTCAAAGTTATAGGAGGAGTTCCAACTCGTCTTCACTTAGGTTAGAGAATGGAGATGTTATTGATGCTTTGCTCCCCCCTCTCTAATAATGAGTAAATGTTATTGATGCTTTGTAgatgttattcatttttaaagttaGAGCCAAAATGTTGCTATTGGGTGTTTTGTTTAAGCTGCTGAAAGTAGGTTGGTTTAGTCATTTTCTATTTAATATGTGCGATTGCAGAATTTTAAGCTGCACCAATTCCTCTATTTGACCGATTTTCAATGAACATGAGGTAATTTCATCATCTGAAGAGCATGCGCCCTGTGCCcctgtttgttttgttttattctaGTATTGACTTGTTCTTGTCTCAAAAGAAGATCTAGTAGGTCTTTTGTTGTCCATCTTGATTACTACTATACTTATTTGTCCTGTGATAAATTCATAATTATTAGTGCAAAACTAGTAGTGTATAAAATGAATTTGACACTAATTATCAAGTTGTGAGGTCTAATGACTACGGCTCTGTGACTCTATATGAGTCACTCTTTCCAGCGATTCAGTAAATAATTAATAGAGGTATATACCTGAAGGTAAACCACCATCTAATTAAAGCAAGCATGAAGCCTCAACTAAAGAACATTAGGTAGCTGAAACAATTTCACACACTAAGGTCTACAGAGATTTCAACATTTTGTTGAGGCACACAATTTTCTAAAGGTTCAGTTAATGAATTTTGTTATTACTCTAATGCTGAGATTAAAGTTCATCCTAGCACTATAAAGCTCAAGTTTTTCAATGAATATTTTAACCATTTCTGTAATATACTTTGAtaaaaatagcagaagaccatgCAATAGATCaactaaaaattcaagaatttgaCGAAAGACAATATTCTATAGAATCTCCAATAAATCTTTATAATCTTGACTGTTATTTCAACCTCTCTCCTAGACCTCATTTCTCTAACCTTGTGTTATCCCCATTCAAAATAATGCACTTTTATTTACCTAATTATGTCTTCAATACGCCCATTATGTTGGACTAATATCATGTTGACGTGTATAACAATCTCATATAAAATTTTAAGCTATTAGAGAGAACACGCTTTTATTTAGTAATTCTATCTTCAATAGATGTGATAAAAGGAGGAATATTTCTCTTATATGTCTAGATGGTAGACTTAAACATTGAATTATGAGTTTCTATACATGGCTAGATGgaagttaaatttaaacaaaaaaagtgTAATGAAAATTTTACTAAGACATCTTATCTTAAAGTTTGGAAGGTAAATTTCAAAAGACATCTTATCTGCGTTGTCAAAGCACGCTTAAACCTTGAAACCAAACTCAAAATGTGTTGAACGCTTTCCCATCACTTAATGTGTGCTTAAAAAGGCATACTTTCTCTTGAAGATGAGCCTTTTGACACTAAAAAATTGATATATCACTTTTtcgttattttttttcaatttctttattcatatatttgtaTGAGTCTGTATTTTCTCCCTTgatgacttttttttattaaggCCCACTCTTTGTTTGTACTTTGGCTTAAAACCCCAACAGACCTTGCAACTAATGGCCAACCATTTACTGTTGGTGATTCCACAAATGCGATTCATCAGTATAGGCTGATTTCTCTTATGTACCTTATCTCTGTTGATGGTATGGATGGTGGATACATTGGGCTTCCTGAACGTGTCTTTAAGACAAAATACGTCGTCATGGCAcgtacaaaaagtgaaaatccaCCACTTTTTgcctttttgtttatttttgcctTTGTTGTAATTCAACTTCCTCGGTTATTTCTGCCTTTTCGTTGAAGTCGTTTATATATTCCTCTTTCTAGTTATTAGTGTTGAAAGTTATTGGAATCTTACTGGCAGTCTATGTTGTTGTGAAAGCTTTTAGTGTTGCATGATATTGAAATCTTACTGGCAGTGCAATGTTGTATATCTAATGAAATCTGCATCTCATAAAGCAATAAAAAAAGGCTCAAAACTGTTGGTGTAAATTTCGATCTTGAATTACAGAAAAACTTATCTTTAACCTACTAGTGATATATTGATACGCTAGACATGAAATGCAAGTTAAAAAGACAGTTCAGACTGACTTTGACATGTTCTCTTGTAGCATTGTTGTTCTCTCAAGTTgtaccattgttgttgttcttgcaGTTTTGTGATGTTACAACTGAAGATGCCTTTAGAAATGCCTTCCTCTCCCTGTATCGACTAACTGGGGAGATTATGTATATGAAGAAAGAGCAAAAAAATTTGCAAGTGTTATATGTACTGATATTAGGTTGTTGTaagtaggggtgtacagaccaaaccgttaagtcaaaccgaatcgaagaaccaaatcaaaccgagaaaaaaaaccgacttatggtttggtttggttggtttgacgTTAGAAAAAAAACCCgaccattcttgatttggtttggtgttgCCAAAAAAAAAGTCGaaccgaacccgaatcaaaccgacataatatttatatatatatatatatgtgtatatatatataacattctaactttttatacataaaatattaattataatctactttttaaatattttttcaactagttttagtaattttcaataatttgaaagtagatgtagatatatattcaaatttgaacctttaaattgtaatatttgtccattaattgttaattaaattatccaaaatccaatataaacttaaaatctaaacttttcacttttcatttcactttttagtttcaagagagttttccgctcctcatttttttcataattatgatttttcactagcacatgagtgaaaacatatttgatctaatcttcgatcacaatataattgtaaaaactaaagattataaaaaaaacccaaaaaactgaaaaaaataaaaaaaaactgaaaggaccgactaaaacttaaaccaaaaaaactaattttatgttggtttgatttggtttatagttttaataaaccgacatgattggtttgattttttctttagtaaaaagTGAACCAACTCGACCTATGTACACCCTAGTTGTAAGtgttatatttaatattaaaatgcttaCTGGACAAAAAGCTAGGttgattattttatataaaatttttgtacAGAAGCAACTACTATGGTTGACTTGCTTACTTCTCTCCTTTGTCCATGAATTAGTAACTTTTTGTCTTACTgaaaatcaatatttttagtaACTAACTTTATAtgtaaaattcattacataaactTAGTTTTATAATTAAAGCTCATGTTGGATGTTTCATAATTTAGTAAAATTCATTtagtattataattttaatagtaACTGATTTAGGTAAGACAAAATAGGAATTACAATTGCAAGCAAAATAATGTTAAGCAAAGTGACAGAAAGCAAATTTAAAGGAAGCAAAATACATAGTTTAGCTAATTGAAAGTAAATACACCTCAAACGGCTAGAAATTTTAAGAATACCCACTTAAATTTGATTACGAGTTGGACATCGATGCCCATCATGTCCGGTTTGCCTATGCAATCCGCAAGCCCACCCATATACTGCAGAACCATGATCCATCTCATTAGGTACTCTAGTTGTCCTTTGTCGATTAGGACGATGGTAGAACTCATTACTTCTTATTTTAAAACTTAGAGATGATCAATATACCTCATGCCTAATCAATGAGAATGACCCAAAATATGTAGCTACATAATTCTCTATTGTGAAATATTTGCTAAAAAAATTTCTAGCTATCCCTCTCATTCTTTCAGTAACCTTCATGACATGTGAACACGGAAAGTGCAAATTAGCCCACTTTTcacaatcacttttttttttcatttattgaaaCACAGTAAGTGAGGATTACTACCAGTTCCATCAACTTGTATAGATCTAACTGCATATACCCTTGTGGATATACTCCAATAAAAATAAAGTGTCTTTCTGAACTTTCATAGTTCTTCTCCCACTTTACTTTGAAAAGGCTTATCCATAATTTCTTTGACTATACAAGTTGATGCGTTGTTTGAGATATACGGGTATATCGTTCAACTATTTACACCAATAAAAGTTTAATCATGGCAGTGACAGGCAAGCCTCGAGTTTTTTTTAGAAGTCCATTGAAAGACTCCAAAAGATTTGTTGTCAACACTTCCTATCTTTTTTCATCATTATGGCTAACCGTTCATTTGTTTAGTAAAAATTGCACGAGGTATCCATAtgcttcttcattttcttctctaATTTCTCACATCAAAGCTTCAAACTTCCTTACTTGATGAGCTGAAGCAGCACTCCAAATTATATCACTGAGGTTCCTATTTGAAAAATGAGATTGAAATTTACTCTTAAGATGCCTCAGGCAAAATCGATGAAAGGCTCGAGGCTTTTAGAACCGCCACAACTCCGATAAATtagtcaatatttattttttcttttaagagaTAATACACACACATTTTCTCTATCCTTTATTACATGTGCGCTTAGTttcctaaaaaattattttcatgccTTTTTCGACTCCCTATTAGCAATAGCAAATGCTAGAGGAAGAATGTTATCATTTTCATCAATTccaataataattaataattttatctcatatttaccATACATAGGTGTTTCATCTACTGAAATAACCAGACGACAAGTTCAGAATCCATCAATGCATGGCTTGAAAGCCCAAAATacaaacttaaaatttttacCTCTAGCGAACTCATTGTTTCTTCGTGTTTTCATTATATAATTGTTCTATGATTAAAGTGCTGAAAAGATGTAAAAAACTTAGGAGGATCACAAAATAATTTCTGAAAATCACTATATACCAATTTAAATGCACATTGACGTCCAAACCATGCTTTCCTATATGTTACTTGATGACAAAATATCTCATGAATCTTAGAAGTAACATCTACTATCAATAATTTGGGATTTTTACTTATTTGATTTAAAAACAAAGATGTAATTAAGTTGATATGTAGGTTAGTGTGACCTGTAGTAAACCCTTCAGTCTTACATCTATGATTATCAAAATACTTTCTTATCTTCCAAAGGCTACCTCCAACCTTTTGACCTCGAAGAAATCATACACAATCCAATGATTTGTGAAATCTGCATCGAACAATCCATAGTTTCTTGCTTGATGTTACAACTATGAATTCTTTATTTTTGCGCAAACTTCAAATTGTTAAAGCCCGTTTCAATCTATCTTTACTgctaaaacatatttttttcctattctttttGGACATCCTCAGACCAAATATAACATTTCATCTCGAATTCACATGCAgagataaaaatatctttttcattcTCCAATGTTATAAAGTTGGGAATAttatgattttgtatttcagACACACTTTGATTAAATTGATTATAAATATTTACACCAATATCATTTTGAGGTAAATCTTCTCTATCATTGGTATCTTCATCGAATTCACTTTCTATgatttcactttctccatcgtcTTCTGAAGGTTCATCTTCCTCCAAATTTTCATCACAAATTTGAGCATGTGCATCATTACACAAATCAAAGCTATCCTCATCTTCTccatgaaaaaaataatggatTAGTGAAATAGTGATGCACAATGTTtcttgttattaaaaaaaataaagatcaccCACCTAATCTTATATTGTCTGTGGCCACTTTCAATGTGTCCTTGACTACTTGAGCCTTCATTAAATAATCGATACTCATGTCTATTAGGGCCTCCATCAAGTGATTGATGGATACTAGGTGACGAACTATATGCAAAATGAGGCTGA is from Capsicum annuum cultivar UCD-10X-F1 chromosome 5, UCD10Xv1.1, whole genome shotgun sequence and encodes:
- the LOC107870640 gene encoding ribosomal RNA small subunit methyltransferase, chloroplastic isoform X8, which codes for MFREEADMRMVDSSLRSSEYQPINIFINFYLEPEYKFKVPRTNFFPQPKVLGIDLSWRMHKSSDGQRRRVQICMGLLKPFKS